One window of the Maridesulfovibrio frigidus DSM 17176 genome contains the following:
- a CDS encoding sigma-54-dependent transcriptional regulator, whose product MNKSILIVDDEDGIRYSLRGILEDEGFEVAEAGSGEAALKSLSEDMPDLVFLDIWLPGMDGLEVLDRIKKEWKWLPVVMISGHGNIETAVSAIKKGAFDFIEKPLSLEKVVITAEKAVEFSRLQSENKALRTRIETEQPAKLTGRSDAIVSMREVIGQVAPTDAWVLITGENGTGKEIVARSIHSLSLRKDRPLVAVNCAAIPEELIESELFGHEKGAFTGAERAQEGKFELADTGTLFLDEIGDMSLKTQAKILRILQEQCFERVGGRKTINVNVRVIAATNKDLFQEIKEGNFREDLYYRLKVFPLEVAPLRDRSEDIPLLIKEFITRLNRQHGFKPLNFTEAALTVLSEYSWPGNVRELKNFVERMLIMFGGKEVGPDKLPPEIADGPRAERCNQDQIPLPLPEGQLDFKKARADFEAKFLEIKLKEFGGSVSKLAEAVGLERSSLYRKLKSYEIQVE is encoded by the coding sequence ATGAACAAAAGCATACTCATTGTCGATGATGAAGACGGAATCAGGTACTCACTTAGAGGCATTCTGGAAGACGAAGGATTTGAGGTTGCTGAAGCCGGTAGCGGTGAAGCAGCGTTAAAATCTTTGTCAGAAGACATGCCTGATCTAGTCTTTCTGGATATCTGGCTGCCAGGTATGGACGGTCTTGAAGTTTTAGACCGCATCAAGAAAGAATGGAAATGGCTACCAGTGGTCATGATTTCCGGCCATGGCAATATTGAAACTGCCGTATCAGCTATCAAAAAAGGCGCCTTTGATTTCATAGAAAAACCACTTTCGCTTGAAAAAGTAGTTATCACAGCGGAAAAAGCGGTCGAATTTTCACGTTTGCAATCTGAAAACAAAGCTCTGAGAACACGCATTGAAACAGAGCAGCCCGCCAAACTTACCGGACGTTCTGACGCTATTGTGTCCATGCGTGAAGTAATCGGGCAAGTTGCACCCACAGATGCATGGGTACTCATCACCGGAGAAAACGGAACAGGCAAAGAAATTGTAGCCCGTTCAATACATTCTTTAAGCCTTAGAAAAGATAGGCCTCTGGTCGCCGTAAACTGCGCAGCTATTCCGGAAGAACTCATTGAGTCCGAACTATTCGGACATGAAAAAGGGGCTTTTACCGGGGCTGAAAGAGCGCAGGAAGGCAAATTTGAGCTTGCGGACACTGGAACTTTATTTCTTGATGAAATTGGTGATATGAGCCTTAAAACACAGGCTAAAATACTTAGAATACTCCAAGAGCAATGTTTTGAAAGAGTCGGCGGGCGTAAAACTATTAATGTAAATGTACGCGTGATAGCAGCGACCAATAAAGATCTTTTCCAAGAAATTAAAGAAGGCAACTTCAGAGAAGATTTATACTACAGACTCAAAGTATTCCCACTTGAAGTGGCTCCACTACGTGACAGATCAGAAGATATCCCGCTGCTTATCAAAGAATTCATAACTCGCCTCAACAGACAGCATGGTTTCAAACCGCTAAACTTTACAGAGGCGGCCTTAACTGTCCTGAGCGAATACTCATGGCCCGGAAATGTGCGGGAACTGAAGAATTTCGTTGAACGTATGCTCATTATGTTCGGAGGAAAAGAAGTCGGTCCTGACAAACTTCCCCCCGAAATAGCTGACGGACCTAGAGCTGAAAGGTGCAATCAAGATCAAATTCCACTGCCACTTCCTGAAGGGCAACTTGATTTCAAGAAAGCCCGTGCAGACTTCGAAGCTAAATTCCTCGAAATAAAATTAAAAGAGTTCGGTGGATCAGTTTCCAAACTTGCCGAAGCGGTAGGCCTGGAAAGGAGCTCACTATATCGCAAGCTTAAATCTTACGAAATTCAAGTTGAATAA
- a CDS encoding carbonic anhydrase, producing MRKLFSIFIILILLSLTAGISFARNGALPNKVAIDADQAIGLLKEGNQRFVKGSSVYPNQTSHQRKVLALQGQHPFATVVSGADSRVDPVLIFDRGLGDLFTVRTAGNVAGTDTLASVEYSMITLETPLLIVMGHTRNSVIKAAVEKIPVKGYLVQLVGKLNPSIKMTKVLYPSLKGDELVDKVTETNVRQVMRDILGSCPGVLEKVRSGKAQVMGAIYDTDTGAIRWLGP from the coding sequence TTGAGAAAGCTGTTTTCAATTTTCATTATACTGATTCTACTATCCCTTACTGCCGGAATCAGCTTTGCTCGCAATGGGGCTTTACCCAATAAGGTAGCTATCGATGCTGATCAGGCGATTGGTCTTTTGAAAGAAGGAAATCAGCGTTTTGTAAAAGGTTCCAGCGTTTATCCGAATCAAACATCGCACCAGCGTAAAGTTTTAGCTTTGCAGGGGCAGCATCCTTTCGCCACAGTTGTTTCCGGAGCAGATTCCAGAGTGGACCCCGTGCTCATTTTTGATCGAGGACTAGGCGATTTATTTACCGTTCGTACCGCAGGAAATGTTGCTGGTACAGATACTCTTGCCTCAGTTGAATATTCAATGATTACGCTTGAAACTCCGCTATTGATTGTGATGGGACATACACGAAACAGTGTGATTAAAGCGGCTGTGGAGAAGATTCCGGTTAAAGGATATCTGGTTCAGCTGGTAGGTAAGTTAAATCCGTCCATCAAGATGACAAAGGTTTTATATCCATCACTTAAGGGTGACGAGCTTGTGGATAAAGTTACTGAAACAAATGTTCGGCAGGTAATGCGTGATATTTTGGGGAGCTGTCCGGGGGTGCTTGAAAAAGTAAGATCCGGTAAGGCACAAGTTATGGGTGCTATTTACGACACAGACACAGGAGCTATTCGCTGGCTTGGTCCGTAG
- a CDS encoding DUF4390 domain-containing protein — translation MKAYNLNKRNIIPRHTILVNLLVIVCCLFAPLLCSASSVHAASLDLKNMVLDNQAGAIIARFGLNLKGDTKAEEALENGIKLKLECEATLYVHQSLWADSEVANKIYSDKLSYNSLSKEFVLEQPGNKNPLRNKNLTHLLQKGWDSIVLDLGPWSTLKRGERYKLKLNVSLDQIDVPEWLKKTLFFWSWDVIPSATYQLDFTY, via the coding sequence ATGAAGGCTTACAACCTGAACAAAAGAAACATTATACCGCGACATACCATACTAGTAAACTTACTGGTCATTGTATGTTGTCTGTTTGCGCCCTTACTTTGTTCAGCTTCCTCGGTTCACGCAGCATCTCTCGATCTAAAAAATATGGTCCTCGATAATCAGGCGGGAGCAATCATAGCACGGTTCGGGCTGAATCTTAAGGGAGACACAAAAGCAGAGGAAGCTCTTGAAAACGGCATTAAGCTGAAACTTGAGTGTGAAGCGACTCTGTATGTTCATCAAAGCCTGTGGGCCGATTCTGAGGTGGCAAACAAAATCTATTCAGACAAACTTTCATACAATTCTTTGTCAAAAGAATTTGTTTTAGAACAACCCGGCAACAAAAACCCACTGCGAAACAAAAATCTTACCCACTTGCTCCAAAAAGGATGGGATTCTATTGTTCTGGATCTTGGCCCCTGGAGTACTCTGAAACGTGGAGAACGTTACAAGCTTAAACTTAATGTAAGCCTCGATCAAATCGACGTCCCTGAATGGCTCAAAAAAACACTTTTCTTCTGGTCATGGGATGTTATCCCTTCTGCCACATATCAACTTGATTTTACTTACTAA
- a CDS encoding HD domain-containing phosphohydrolase has translation MIPYSPQPEYGNEGSRILIVEDEAIVALNIKGSLNALGYTVIGVVSTGEKAIELAIAQLPDLILMDIMLEGDMDGIETAEEINKEHCIPVIYITAYADKETLSRAKITEPFGYIIKPFEDRELSLTIEMALYKHRAECALKENRRWLKTTFNSIGDAVITTNKNGQIKSINKTASLMLGCSAEYIFAKDFNSEVNMADPISLKYLNILDDFANSEENTIQIDDAILKTQNKHIPVSVSISGIKDRKTTIGTVIVLRDISQIKKSEAALKNSLKKLRHTFDETVASLAIMSEKRDPYTSGHQQRVAELACKIAIKLQMSVEEIHCIKVAGILHDVGKFSIPAEILSKPTKLTDIEMSLVKTHPEVGYEILKGISFPWPVAKIVHQHHERINGSGYPAGLSGNNIILEARIIAVADVVEAMSSHRPYRPALGFEKAADEIIRGRGTHYDPNIVDACIAVIKNENFSFDK, from the coding sequence ATGATTCCTTACTCACCACAGCCAGAATACGGCAACGAAGGATCTCGAATACTTATTGTTGAAGATGAGGCCATCGTTGCTCTCAACATCAAAGGGAGCCTTAATGCTCTAGGCTACACTGTCATCGGAGTTGTATCTACCGGGGAAAAAGCTATCGAATTAGCTATTGCGCAATTGCCGGATCTTATCCTTATGGATATTATGCTTGAAGGCGACATGGACGGAATAGAAACTGCAGAAGAAATCAACAAAGAACATTGTATTCCTGTCATTTACATCACTGCATATGCAGACAAAGAAACTCTCTCCCGTGCTAAAATAACCGAACCTTTTGGTTATATTATAAAACCATTTGAAGACCGCGAATTAAGTCTGACCATTGAAATGGCTCTATACAAACATAGAGCTGAATGCGCTCTAAAAGAAAATAGACGCTGGCTTAAAACTACATTTAACAGCATTGGCGATGCAGTTATTACCACCAACAAAAATGGACAAATAAAATCTATTAACAAAACAGCTTCACTCATGCTTGGGTGCTCAGCAGAATATATTTTTGCAAAAGATTTCAATTCAGAAGTGAACATGGCAGACCCTATAAGTCTTAAATATCTTAATATATTAGACGACTTCGCTAACAGTGAAGAAAACACAATTCAAATTGATGACGCCATTTTAAAAACCCAAAATAAACATATTCCTGTTTCAGTAAGTATTTCCGGAATCAAAGATCGCAAAACAACTATAGGCACTGTAATTGTTTTGAGAGATATTTCTCAGATAAAGAAGAGTGAAGCAGCTCTTAAAAACAGCCTTAAGAAATTGCGGCACACATTTGATGAAACTGTTGCATCCCTCGCAATCATGTCTGAAAAACGTGATCCGTATACTTCTGGACATCAGCAGAGAGTTGCCGAACTTGCTTGTAAAATCGCTATAAAACTTCAAATGTCCGTGGAAGAGATTCATTGCATAAAGGTTGCGGGCATTCTTCACGATGTGGGGAAATTTTCCATCCCAGCTGAAATATTATCAAAGCCTACAAAACTCACCGACATCGAGATGAGTTTAGTAAAAACGCACCCTGAAGTCGGTTATGAAATTCTTAAAGGTATATCCTTCCCGTGGCCAGTGGCTAAGATTGTACATCAGCATCACGAACGTATAAACGGATCAGGTTATCCGGCCGGGCTTTCCGGCAACAACATTATTCTTGAAGCGAGAATAATAGCTGTTGCCGATGTCGTGGAGGCTATGAGTTCCCATAGACCATACCGTCCGGCTCTCGGATTCGAAAAAGCTGCAGACGAAATAATTCGTGGACGCGGAACCCATTACGACCCAAATATAGTTGATGCCTGCATCGCTGTTATAAAAAATGAAAACTTTTCTTTCGATAAATAG
- a CDS encoding sensor histidine kinase yields the protein MSEKSIKVSVPDTKQRKKRQREYVLAFLCLLIFVALSVVQLKYIGVNSYLFVGLFNLNFILLLVVLFIVVRNGVKLLLERRRKVLGSKLRTRMVLSFMSLSLVPTLLMFFMAMQFVQVSVDYWFKNQVEESMVQSLELGRAFYASAQEGLERRGNNVLGAIKESRYAWGGKTMNQFLATKLVEYDLGLLGVIQPDGDKLNWHSEGSWEKAWSEIEAKVDWDNMRENPHFWSTIHPMPGNDMVIGVLPVDDARTGFLIIGDNIGQGLLFKLDRVVRGLDEYKQLKTLKYPLKMSLYLTLGVTTLLIILGSIWFGFRLSKELSAPIQALAAGSQRIARGDLSVRLEDNSDDELGFMVQSFNRMAEDLEDSQKSLKTANERLAQQNQELERRGRYMEAVLNNITAGVISLDENGKISTVNDAIEEMLGINARFVHGKDPLALLPEGDLASLISDARSHMASSPYSQWQRQLSLTVDGRHRKFLVNVVALKTSSSSNGIVAVFEDITELEKMQRIAAWREVARRIAHEIKNPLTPIKLSAQRLQRKFGPQIEDGVFRESTELIVSQVEHLQQMVQEFSAYAKLPEVKLNPGNMTPLLEEIVSMYNNSHTDISWKLELLTKIPDLELDTEAMRRTLINLLTNAAEALGECENPTVNITAMHDSTLGWLRIEVQDNGPGLTSDERSRMFEPYFSSKKSGTGLGLTIVKSIITDHRGFIRVKPSEPHGTTFVIELPT from the coding sequence ATGAGCGAAAAATCTATTAAAGTAAGTGTCCCTGACACTAAGCAGCGCAAAAAAAGACAGCGTGAATATGTTCTGGCATTTCTCTGTCTGCTCATTTTTGTGGCGCTCAGCGTTGTTCAGCTTAAATATATCGGTGTAAACTCATATCTATTTGTCGGTCTTTTCAACCTGAACTTCATTCTTCTTCTTGTTGTCCTTTTCATTGTTGTACGGAACGGAGTTAAGCTTCTTTTAGAACGACGCAGGAAAGTGCTCGGCTCCAAACTTCGGACGAGAATGGTCCTTTCATTCATGTCCCTTTCTCTTGTCCCGACATTGCTCATGTTTTTCATGGCGATGCAGTTCGTGCAGGTATCTGTGGACTATTGGTTTAAGAATCAGGTGGAAGAATCCATGGTCCAGTCCCTTGAACTGGGCCGCGCCTTTTACGCATCAGCGCAGGAAGGCCTTGAGCGTAGAGGAAACAACGTCCTCGGAGCTATCAAAGAAAGCCGCTACGCTTGGGGTGGGAAAACCATGAACCAGTTCCTCGCCACCAAACTGGTTGAATATGACCTCGGCCTGCTCGGAGTAATCCAGCCGGACGGGGACAAGCTAAACTGGCACTCCGAAGGCTCATGGGAAAAAGCATGGTCGGAAATCGAGGCTAAAGTAGACTGGGATAACATGAGAGAGAACCCTCATTTCTGGTCAACCATACATCCTATGCCCGGCAACGACATGGTTATCGGGGTTTTACCTGTTGATGATGCGCGCACCGGCTTTCTTATTATCGGTGATAATATCGGGCAGGGACTGCTTTTCAAGTTAGACCGGGTTGTTAGAGGTCTTGATGAGTACAAACAACTCAAGACCCTTAAATATCCACTGAAAATGAGCTTGTACCTCACTCTTGGCGTGACAACTCTACTTATCATTCTCGGCTCCATCTGGTTCGGGTTCAGACTGTCAAAAGAATTGTCTGCTCCTATTCAGGCTTTGGCGGCAGGTTCGCAAAGAATTGCGCGCGGAGACCTTTCCGTGCGACTCGAGGACAACTCTGATGATGAACTGGGGTTCATGGTTCAGTCATTCAACCGTATGGCGGAAGATCTCGAAGATAGTCAGAAAAGTCTGAAAACGGCCAACGAACGATTAGCTCAACAGAATCAGGAACTTGAACGTAGAGGCCGCTACATGGAAGCGGTTCTGAACAACATTACTGCGGGCGTTATCTCACTCGATGAAAATGGAAAAATCAGCACGGTAAATGATGCTATCGAAGAAATGCTCGGTATCAATGCCCGCTTTGTTCACGGCAAAGATCCTCTCGCACTGCTCCCTGAAGGTGACCTGGCCTCGCTCATTTCAGACGCACGGTCTCATATGGCATCAAGCCCGTATTCGCAGTGGCAGAGACAGCTCTCGCTGACCGTGGACGGCCGTCACCGTAAATTTCTGGTCAATGTTGTCGCGCTCAAAACTTCCAGCAGCAGCAACGGCATTGTTGCAGTATTTGAAGATATTACTGAGCTGGAAAAAATGCAGAGGATCGCGGCATGGCGAGAAGTGGCAAGACGCATCGCTCATGAAATAAAGAATCCGCTGACCCCTATCAAGCTTTCAGCACAAAGGTTGCAGAGAAAATTCGGTCCACAGATCGAAGATGGAGTTTTCCGCGAAAGCACAGAGCTTATCGTCTCTCAGGTTGAACATCTGCAACAGATGGTTCAAGAATTCTCTGCCTATGCAAAACTACCGGAAGTTAAGCTGAATCCCGGCAATATGACTCCGCTACTCGAAGAAATTGTCAGCATGTATAACAACAGTCACACTGACATTTCATGGAAACTGGAATTGCTCACAAAAATACCTGACCTTGAGCTTGATACTGAAGCCATGCGTAGGACGTTGATCAATTTACTCACCAACGCCGCCGAAGCTTTGGGAGAGTGCGAAAATCCTACAGTCAATATTACTGCGATGCATGACTCCACTCTGGGATGGCTGAGAATTGAGGTTCAGGACAATGGACCGGGCCTGACTTCTGACGAAAGATCAAGAATGTTCGAACCCTATTTTTCAAGTAAAAAAAGTGGAACCGGTCTCGGGCTTACTATTGTAAAGTCGATTATAACCGATCACCGTGGATTCATTAGAGTTAAACCTTCGGAGCCGCACGGGACAACTTTTGTCATTGAATTGCCAACTTAA
- a CDS encoding DUF748 domain-containing protein, with translation MFKNIYAKWKNLDRRIRWASIFSSLVVVYALIGFFLVPVIVKSVVEKKLPAVLNRAIDLQGVKFNPFALDLELDGFSVAKKDGEGNLFSFKSLDLNFDSLSLLTFSAEFDKLEIVDPQINLTIFTDGSTTISDLIPEAVDDDQPVEKDKSFFPFSIQDLIVTNGTYVVYDTPKDFHHLISNFNLFVPFTSSLSRHSDDFVQPSLDMTINGTPFVLQGQSLPFKNTLQTEFNFSLENADLGEYWVYLPIHKTTTLKSGKLSSAFDITFVRGEELLPKILLGGQFYIRDFDLVRNSGEPLLKFKELAVDIDEMSLLRKILKIKSAKLTDPHLKIGLKADGSLDLIDVVPMLQSKSDKPAAPTDDEPGFFAEIQNVTLVGGNVDFTDKAFGNGFTKQIGPLSIIANNITTEENKVGTYAIQVGSAGKEVVNVDGTLALAPLIVKGLVSVKDLNIPDYQKYLEKSVPLAVTSGKVGLSSNFNFAPQDNGLMRLEGLKINVKAFELSPKAGGDPLIGLGGFAVSNGTIDVGKKSVSIGSVDLTKALIKLTRDKDGIDLLKHIKAHGQAGVSNQTVVFTGNATESVGSATKVKVTVEEAVSELKPVVEDIVKKADAGGWKVLVTKVNLADSAFEFLDKAAPKDTPLSISKLSGGIKGISYPENNPLQLNFDGVVNKRGSLNLTGKGVLAPVDISGAVKVRKIRLREFNGYLPAVMQMSIARGHIDASGDWTFSNVNEPVATYKGKAQIKDMLLRDAKGDKQFFHLNELAVRDIDFISNPLRIDVRLIDVIEPNVFVAREEDGTMNVLRILTGKLAPPVDEKAIAAQAKKSASKGGVLSGAAKDKDVGDLVSNSTTAHGTSGDDGNFIFFNKMAMSNGTLILKDYMVSPAFELDITKMRSAVFGIELPYGDRTELSFNATLDQQAPLVAEGYIQPADDGADTDLHVTLINLDMTQLSPYTRKYIAYPVSTGMLSADVALALRGTLLSTENVFDIYQFEVGKKIDNPDAANIPIGLGLALLRDSNGNIQLDIPVEGRVDDPQFRLGRVIGAAILNILVKAVTSPFALIGALIGGSDDMDVLVFEPGLAVPKEEADEKLASVAKAMESRPGITLKISGFTSPEDIPALEGHKFNRMVAMPKFLDLESDGKAPKSIDDVVISEEEYPEYLEEAYKEAPFEKPTNFLGIVESRPVPEMEQALRDHVKVTDTDLAELVRDRAERIRIILTTEKGVASERVFLKRAATGKGNGPRVELGLGN, from the coding sequence ATGTTTAAAAATATATATGCAAAGTGGAAAAATTTAGACCGCAGAATTCGGTGGGCATCTATCTTTTCTTCTTTAGTGGTTGTGTACGCCTTAATCGGTTTTTTCCTTGTTCCAGTTATTGTTAAGAGTGTTGTTGAAAAAAAACTGCCTGCGGTTCTGAACAGGGCGATAGACCTGCAAGGTGTTAAATTCAATCCATTTGCTCTTGATCTGGAGTTGGATGGTTTCTCTGTTGCTAAAAAGGATGGAGAAGGTAACCTTTTCTCCTTTAAATCGCTTGATCTGAATTTTGATTCACTTTCTCTTTTAACCTTTTCGGCTGAATTTGATAAACTTGAGATTGTTGATCCGCAGATAAACTTAACTATTTTTACGGACGGCTCTACCACTATTTCTGATCTTATCCCTGAAGCTGTTGATGACGATCAACCTGTAGAAAAGGATAAAAGCTTTTTTCCTTTTTCCATTCAAGATTTGATCGTTACTAACGGGACTTACGTCGTATATGATACTCCGAAAGATTTTCATCATTTGATATCAAATTTCAATCTGTTCGTTCCGTTTACTTCATCACTATCGCGGCACTCGGATGATTTCGTTCAGCCGTCGCTTGATATGACTATTAATGGAACTCCCTTTGTGCTCCAAGGGCAGAGCTTGCCATTTAAAAATACCCTACAAACTGAGTTCAATTTTTCTTTAGAGAATGCAGATCTCGGTGAATACTGGGTTTATCTGCCGATTCATAAAACTACGACTCTTAAAAGCGGTAAGCTGAGTTCTGCTTTTGATATTACTTTTGTACGTGGAGAGGAATTACTGCCTAAGATTTTGCTAGGCGGCCAATTTTACATCAGAGATTTTGATCTTGTCCGTAATAGTGGCGAACCTCTGTTGAAGTTTAAGGAGCTGGCTGTTGATATTGATGAAATGAGTCTTTTGAGAAAGATTCTAAAAATTAAATCAGCTAAACTAACTGATCCTCATCTTAAAATTGGACTTAAGGCAGATGGTTCTCTTGATCTTATAGATGTAGTTCCAATGTTACAAAGCAAGTCCGATAAGCCTGCAGCACCAACAGATGACGAACCTGGGTTTTTTGCAGAAATCCAAAACGTCACCCTTGTGGGTGGTAATGTAGACTTCACAGATAAAGCTTTTGGAAACGGCTTTACAAAGCAGATTGGGCCTCTATCTATAATTGCTAACAACATTACCACGGAAGAGAACAAGGTTGGGACATACGCTATTCAGGTAGGTTCAGCCGGTAAGGAAGTTGTAAATGTTGATGGGACTCTCGCCCTTGCCCCTCTGATTGTTAAAGGGCTTGTTTCCGTGAAGGATTTGAACATTCCAGATTATCAGAAGTATTTGGAAAAGTCAGTTCCGTTAGCTGTAACATCTGGTAAAGTAGGACTAAGTTCTAATTTTAATTTTGCTCCGCAAGATAACGGACTCATGAGGCTAGAAGGTCTCAAGATCAATGTAAAAGCATTTGAACTCAGTCCTAAGGCGGGCGGTGACCCGTTGATCGGGTTGGGCGGTTTCGCCGTTTCAAACGGAACAATAGATGTTGGTAAAAAATCGGTCTCTATCGGCTCGGTTGATTTAACAAAAGCCTTGATTAAATTGACGCGTGATAAGGATGGTATTGATCTTTTAAAGCATATCAAAGCACATGGTCAGGCAGGTGTTTCCAACCAAACTGTTGTATTTACAGGTAATGCTACTGAGTCCGTTGGAAGCGCTACTAAAGTAAAAGTAACCGTGGAAGAAGCAGTCTCAGAGTTAAAGCCCGTAGTTGAAGATATCGTAAAGAAAGCTGATGCAGGTGGATGGAAGGTTCTTGTTACTAAAGTTAATTTGGCTGACTCTGCTTTTGAATTTTTAGATAAGGCCGCACCGAAAGATACACCCCTTAGCATTAGCAAGCTTAGTGGCGGTATCAAGGGGATTAGCTACCCAGAAAATAACCCTCTTCAATTGAATTTTGATGGGGTTGTTAATAAAAGAGGCTCCCTAAATTTAACGGGAAAAGGTGTTCTGGCGCCGGTTGATATATCGGGAGCGGTAAAAGTTAGGAAGATTAGGCTGCGTGAGTTCAATGGCTATTTGCCGGCTGTAATGCAGATGAGTATTGCCAGAGGCCATATTGATGCCTCAGGAGATTGGACTTTTTCTAATGTGAATGAGCCTGTGGCTACCTATAAAGGAAAGGCGCAGATTAAAGATATGCTTTTGCGTGATGCAAAAGGAGATAAGCAGTTTTTCCACTTAAATGAGCTGGCCGTAAGGGACATAGATTTCATTTCGAATCCATTGAGGATTGATGTTAGGCTGATAGATGTTATTGAGCCAAACGTTTTTGTTGCGAGAGAGGAGGACGGCACGATGAATGTTCTCCGTATCCTCACTGGCAAGCTCGCTCCTCCTGTTGATGAAAAGGCTATTGCGGCGCAAGCTAAAAAGTCCGCATCTAAAGGTGGAGTTCTGTCGGGAGCAGCGAAAGATAAGGATGTAGGAGATCTCGTTTCTAATTCCACCACGGCTCATGGCACATCTGGAGATGATGGTAATTTTATTTTCTTCAATAAAATGGCGATGTCTAATGGTACTCTCATACTTAAAGACTACATGGTTTCTCCCGCTTTTGAGCTTGATATCACCAAAATGAGATCTGCCGTATTTGGTATAGAGTTGCCTTATGGTGACCGCACCGAGCTATCGTTTAATGCAACTTTAGATCAGCAAGCGCCGCTAGTGGCGGAAGGTTATATTCAACCCGCTGATGATGGTGCAGATACCGATTTGCATGTTACGTTGATTAATCTGGATATGACTCAGCTTTCACCTTACACAAGGAAATATATCGCTTATCCTGTAAGTACTGGTATGCTTAGCGCTGATGTCGCTTTGGCGCTCAGGGGAACGCTTCTCTCTACTGAAAATGTGTTTGATATTTACCAGTTTGAAGTTGGCAAGAAGATCGATAATCCCGATGCGGCGAATATTCCAATCGGGCTTGGGCTAGCACTGCTTCGGGATAGCAATGGCAACATTCAGCTCGATATTCCTGTGGAAGGACGTGTTGATGATCCGCAGTTTAGGCTTGGCCGAGTTATCGGAGCGGCAATATTAAATATTTTGGTTAAAGCTGTAACCTCCCCGTTTGCCCTTATCGGCGCGTTGATTGGCGGCAGTGATGATATGGATGTTCTGGTGTTTGAGCCGGGGCTTGCTGTTCCAAAAGAAGAAGCGGATGAAAAATTGGCGTCTGTTGCCAAGGCAATGGAGTCCCGTCCGGGCATTACCCTGAAAATTAGTGGCTTCACTTCGCCGGAAGATATCCCTGCGCTTGAGGGGCATAAGTTTAATAGAATGGTAGCCATGCCTAAGTTCTTGGACTTAGAGTCTGATGGTAAAGCTCCGAAGTCGATTGATGACGTAGTTATCAGCGAAGAGGAGTATCCTGAGTACCTAGAAGAAGCGTACAAGGAAGCTCCATTTGAAAAGCCAACAAATTTCTTAGGAATAGTTGAAAGTCGCCCAGTTCCCGAAATGGAACAGGCTCTGAGGGATCACGTCAAAGTTACCGATACGGATTTAGCTGAACTTGTCAGAGACAGAGCAGAGAGAATCCGCATTATATTAACGACTGAAAAGGGCGTAGCGAGTGAGAGAGTTTTTCTCAAGCGCGCGGCAACTGGTAAGGGAAACGGGCCGCGAGTTGAGCTTGGGTTAGGTAATTAA